The genomic stretch ttagaatcgtatttgtcaatatccattcaatccatgaaataaacggtaaaacaaagataacaacaataatgattcaaacataaattgCATATAAAGCCATGATTAACGAAAATACATATTGTTTCTGTGAActacgaccaatcccaacaagagagggatttagctactcatggtagcttGATGAACAATGGAAGAATTGAGTTGGAATGACATCAACGATGATTTCCCGACTCTTAATGTGTATCCACCTCTTTCTACCTAAAAACCTCTTATGTTCCTAACTCTATTACAAGAATATGTTATGTTCCAAGAATAAAAACTGATTTTCTGAGTTGAGTTTCTGTCCCTTTTATTACAGTTCTGGCCTcctgagttcgctacgcgaaatATCGTTCGGTGCAGCGAACTACCTTTTGTTCATCTTTAAGTCTTTCAGAACCACCAAAGTTCTCTACGCGGAATATAGTTCGGTGTAGCGAATCTCCTGTGTTGTTGCTCGCTACGAGCGAAACTGAGAAATTTGCTTCTGACTTGGTTCGCTACGAGAAATTGAGAAGTTTGCTTCTGACATGTTATCTATCTCACCTTATTTAACGTATACTTATTTATAACTTACAACTACTCTTATCGATTAATTGATTGAGACATTTACACCCACTGAAACAAATTTTTCGGTGATAAGATTCTTTTCTAGTTCTATGAAAAGAATTGAAAATAAAGACATATGAAGTGTGActaatctctctatatatactAACATATAGACAGAATTGTCACATGTACAACAACTTATTAAATTCACATTCCACCACACTTGTTATCTATCTCACCTTATTTGACATATACTTATTTATAACTTACAACTACTCTTATTGCTTCATTGATTGAGACATTTACACCCACCGAAACAAATTTTTCCGTGCTTAGTTTCTCTTCTAGCCATATAAAAGAATTGTAAATAAAAACATATGAAGTGTGACTAATCTCTCTCTATATactaacatatatacaaaattgtCACATGTACAAAAACTTATTCAATTTACATTCCACCACACTTGTTATTTATCTCACCTTATTTGACTTATTCTTATTGATTAGTTGTCATATGTACAACAACTTTATCAATACACATTTCACCACATTTGTTATCTATCTTACCTTATTTGACCTATTCTTATTTATAACTTACAACTACTCTTATTGATTAATTGATAGAGACATTTACACCCATCGAAACAAATTTATCGGTGCTGAGATTCTTTTCCAGCCCTATGAATAGAATTGTAAATAAAGACATATGAAGTGTGACTATTCTCTCTGTATATATTAACATTTATGCAAAATTGTCACATATACATCAACTTATTCAATTTACATTCCACCACATGTGTTATATTTGAcctattattattgattaattgtCCCATGTGCAACAATTTATTCAATTCTCATGCCATCACACTTATTGTCTATCTCACCTTATGTAACTTATTCTTCCTAACTTACATActcttattaattaattaattaatgacatTTTCACCCTCGAAAACAAATTTATCGGTGCTTATATTCTTTTCAAGCCACCCTGCTAATATTGTATACTCTGCCTATCATATTTTAAGCTATTAACttgaatttaatatttcaattgactagataataaatttaattttcttctgataaaaaacacttaaatttaaattaaaagaaaacacttaaatttAGAGTGGCtcttgaaaataatatttacGTTTGAAGTGGGAATTTATAGAACTCAGTAAATAAAATCGGTCAATATAAGCAATTCATATGCATTTAGTTATATGTTCAAATTAAATAGGCTTGAATAAAATCTtaatactcttttttttttaattattagcaTAAAAATTCATTAATCTCCAAATGTAAATAAAGATAAAGTGTGACTAATCTCTCTGCATATACTAACATATATACAGAACTGTCACATGTACAACAACTTATTTAATTCACATTCCAACACACTTGTTATCGATCTCACCTTActtgacctaaaaactttcatGGTTGAAGCTTAATGGAACTTCAAAAGGACTAATATCAAAAGGCCTTTGTCCAATATAATTACCAGGTGGATCATAGTTACAGCTAATAATGGTGCTACGACCATCATTACACTTAACCTTCGCACATCCAACCCGAACCGAATCGCGCCAAACAACCTGAGTATAGTGTCCACACTTATAACCAACAGCACATGAGTTACTGTTGTAATCATAGTATTGCTTCTCTCTGATCCACATGTTAACAGCGCCTGTTCCTGTTATATCACCACTGCTCCATGCTAGGTTCTCACCATATGGACCCTTGGAGTGTACCATTTTACAATTTGCTTTTAATTGGTTGATATAGGTTTGTGCATAGGAGGCAAGTTTTTTGTCCCAATATATAGGGCCAACACCAACTTCTGAACGTGCTTTGTTGTGAATGTTGAGGTAGTCTTGTGGTGAGTTTTGAGCATATGAGATTTGTGTTAATGTGGATAG from Vicia villosa cultivar HV-30 ecotype Madison, WI linkage group LG4, Vvil1.0, whole genome shotgun sequence encodes the following:
- the LOC131599680 gene encoding pathogenesis-related protein 1-like; amino-acid sequence: MVVPMTSLLLPLMAILILSTLTQISYAQNSPQDYLNIHNKARSEVGVGPIYWDKKLASYAQTYINQLKANCKMVHSKGPYGENLAWSSGDITGTGAVNMWIREKQYYDYNSNSCAVGYKCGHYTQVVWRDSVRVGCAKVKCNDGRSTIISCNYDPPGNYIGQRPFDISPFEVPLSFNHESF